In a genomic window of Saccharomyces paradoxus chromosome X, complete sequence:
- the TIM8 gene encoding protein transporter TIM8 (similar to YJR135W): MSSLSTSDLASLDDTSKREIATFLEGENSKQKVQMSIHQFTNICFKKCVESVNDPNLSSQEEQCLSNCVNRFLDTNIRIVNGLQNTR, encoded by the coding sequence ATGTCTTCCCTATCAACATCTGATCTGGCCTCTCTTGATGACACTTCCAAAAGGGAAATTGCCACTTTCTTGGAGGGTGAGAACTCCAAACAAAAAGTTCAAATGTCAATCCATCAATTTACTAATATATGCTTTAAAAAATGCGTTGAGTCTGTCAACGATCCTAATTTAAGTTCACAAGAAGAGCAATGTTTGTCTAACTGTGTGAATCGGTTTTTGGATACTAATATCAGGATCGTGAATGGGCTACAAAACACCCGTTAA
- the MCM22 gene encoding Mcm22p (Outer kinetochore protein and component of the Ctf3 subcomplex~similar to YJR135C): MDTEKDILDVYIKNLENQIGNKRYFLKQARSAIDEITKKSLDTEGKPLDFEIFAELLRKPMFLSERADPISFSLSSNFLSLRAQSSSEWLSVMDDQSVDKKAMLSLQNNINSDLKELLRKLQRQVCIIDDTKQDRAHVRTRKARNKELWNLLEDFLKSYLVPNLDDNDQPIDNLTSEVTLLLKRLIEHDLSLTLRDFSSKTMPIYRLLLRANIITVTKGSSNPETKYIKLINFNETSLT, encoded by the coding sequence ATGGACACCGAGAAGGATATCCTGGATGTATACATAAAGAACTTGGAGAACCAAATTGGAAACAAACGATATTTCTTGAAGCAAGCTCGAAGTGCCATCGATGAGATCACGAAAAAATCTCTGGATACAGAGGGGAAACCGCTTGATTTTGAGATCTTCGCAGAGTTATTAAGAAAACCCATGTTCTTGTCAGAGAGAGCTGATCCTATCAGTTTCAGCTTAAGCTCgaattttttgtctttgagAGCGCAAAGTTCCAGTGAATGGCTCTCGGTAATGGACGATCAATCTGTTGATAAAAAGGCGATGTTGTCGTTGCAGAACAATATTAATAGTGACTTGAAAGAACTGCTACGAAAACTGCAGCGTCAAGTGTGCATTATAGATGATACGAAACAAGACCGAGCCCATGTGAGAACACGAAAAGCCAGAAATAAGGAGCTTTGGAACTTACTGGAGGACTTTCTCAAGAGTTATTTAGTGCCAAATTTGGATGATAATGATCAGCCAATAGATAATCTAACAAGCGAAGTCACATTGTTATTAAAAAGACTGATCGAGCATGATTTGAGTCTGACATTACGAGACTTTTCATCTAAGACGATGCCAATATACAGGCTATTACTTAGGGCAAATATAATAACAGTAACTAAGGGCTCCTCAAATCCAGAAACTAAATATATCAAACTGATAAATTTCAACGAGACTAGTCTGACATAA
- the MET5 gene encoding sulfite reductase (NADPH) subunit beta (Sulfite reductase beta subunit~similar to YJR137C) has protein sequence MTASDLLTLPQLLAQYCSSASQNKVFYTTSTKNSHSSFKGLESAATDATHLLNNQDPLNTIKDQLSKDILTTIFTDETTLVKSIHHLYSLPDKLPLVITVDLNLQDYSVIPALKDLSFPILISSDLQTAISNADSSYKIATSSLTPVFHFLNLEKIGRSTAIEQDIDVPTLEIGSEETKVALLEATDSLTNFELVEGEDSTTTVIVNLSPYDAEFSSVLPSNAGLVKIKVYRPWNFSNFLEILPSSVTKIAVLQGVSKKSQSNEFQPFLLDFFSNFNELVSRNIEQVVLTNIGTVDDYQNVINTVISNINKKEPDTNLFLGKPNDKAEEQAEVTQLISSVKKVVNLEDAYVKVLKQLFSSNLQILNQFSSETIEPSNPEFGFGRFLKQEAQREELINLAKSSLDPSLYLSEDANKIVQLLSKWLSFNGHDLDEVQLQEANETGLEIFQLLQSNQDSSTALRFLKIAPTSDSFIFKSSWLIGSDAWSYDLGHSGIQQVLSSRKNINVLLIDSEPYDHRKQNQDRKKDVGLYAMNYYSAYVASVAVYASYTQLLTAIIEASKYNGPSIVLAYLPYSSENDTPLEVLKETKNAVESGYWPLYRFNPIYDDPSMGKEAFSLDSSVIRKQLQDFLDRENKLTLLTRKDPYLSRNLKQSAGDALTRKQEKRSKAAFDQLLEGLSGPPLHVYYASDGGNAANLAKRLGARASARGLKATVLSMDDIILEELPGEENVVFITSTAGQGEFPQDGKSFWEALKNDTDLDLATLNVAVFGLGDSEYWPRKEDKHYFNKPSQDLFKRLELLSAKTLVPLGLGDDQDADGFQTAYSEWEPKLWEALGVSGAAVEDEPKPVTNEDIKRESDFLRGSISDNLKDTSSGGVTHANEQLMKFHGIYTQDDRDIREIRKSQGLEPYYMFMARARLPGGKTTAQQWLALDHLSDTSGNGTLKLTTRATFQIHGVLKKNLKHTLRGMNAVLMDTLAAAGDVNRNVMVSALPTNAKVHQQIADMGKLISDHFLPKTTAYHEVWLEGPEEQDDDPSWPSIFENRKDGPRKKKTLVSGNALVDIEPIYGPTYLPRKFKFNIAVPPYNDVDVLSIDVGLVAIVNPETQIVEGYNVFVGGGMGTTHNNKKTYPRLGSCLGFVKTEDIIPPLEGVVIVQRDHGDRKDRKHARLKYTVDDMGVEGFKQKVEEYWGNKFEPERPFEFKSNIDYFGWIKDETGLNHFTAFIENGRVEDTPDLPQKTGIRKIAEYMLKTNSGHFRLTGNQHLVISNITDEHVAGIKSILKSYKLDNTDFSGLRLSSSSCVGLPTCGLAFAESERFLPDIITQLEDCLEEYGLRHDSIIMRMTGCPNGCSRPWLGELALIGKAPHTYNLMLGGGYLGQRLNKLYKANVKDEEIVDYIKPLFKRYALEREEGEHFGDFCIRVGIIKPTTEGKYFHEDVSEDAY, from the coding sequence ATGACTGCTTCTGACCTCTTGACGCTCCCACAATTGTTGGCGCAATATTGCTCGAGTGCTTCCCAAAATAAAGTGTTTTACACTACTAGCACAAAAAATAGTCATTCATCCTTCAAAGGCCTAGAATCTGCCGCCACAGATGCTACTCATCTACTAAATAACCAGGATCCGTTGAACACCATCAAGGATCAGCTTTCTAAGGACATTTTAACTACTATTTTTACAGACGAAACTACTTTGGTTAAATCCATCCACCATTTATATTCTCTTCCTGACAAACTACCATTGGTGATCACAGTGGATTTGAATTTGCAAGATTATTCCGTGATTCCTGCGTTAAAAGATCTTTCTTTCCCCATCTTAATATCTTCTGACTTGCAAACTGCAATTTCAAACGCGGACTCTTCTTACAAGATTGCTACAAGTTCTCTGACTCCTGTTTTCCACTTTCTTAATTTGGAGAAAATTGGCAGGAGTACGGCTATCGAACAAGATATCGATGTTCCAACTTTGGAAATTGGTAGCGAGGAAACTAAAGTTGCATTGCTAGAGGCTACTGATTCATTGACAAATTTCGAACTAGTCGAAGGTGAAGATTCCACTACTACTGTCATTGTTAACTTGTCACCATATGACGCGGAATTCAGTAGTGTATTACCTTCAAACGCAGGCTTGGTCAAAATCAAAGTATACAGACCATGGAATTTTTCCAACTTCTTAGAAATACTGCCATCCTCTGTAACCAAAATTGCTGTTTTGCAAGGTGTCTCTAAGAAATCACAATCAAACGAATTTCAACCATTTCTTTTAGACTTCTTCAGTAACTTTAATGAATTGGTGTCTAGAAACATCGAGCAGGTGGTATTGACTAATATTGGTACTGTAGATGATTATCAAAACGTTATTAACACCGTTATATCAAATATTAACAAAAAGGAACCAGATACTAATCTGTTTTTAGGTAAACCCAATGACAAGGCTGAAGAACAAGCTGAAGTTACTCAGCTGATTTCTTCCGTCAAGAAAGTTGTGAATTTAGAAGATGCCTACGTCAAAGTGCTCAAACAATTATTCTCCTCAAACttacaaattttgaatcaaTTTTCCAGTGAAACAATTGAACCAAGTAATCCGGAATTTGGTTTTGGACGCTTTTTGAAACAAGAAGCCCAACGTGAAGAGTTGATCAATTTAGCAAAATCCTCTCTTGATCCAAGTCTTTACTTGTCCGAGGATGCAAACAAAATCGTTCAACTATTATCCAAATGGTTGTCATTCAATGGCCATGATCTTGACGAAGTTCAATTACAAGAAGCCAATGAGACGGGTTTGGAAATATTTCAGTTGTTACAATCTAATCAAGATTCCTCTACTGCCTTAAGATTCTTGAAGATAGCTCCAACAAGCgattcttttattttcaaatcaaGCTGGCTAATTGGTTCCGATGCTTGGTCTTATGATTTGGGCCATTCAGGTATTCAACAGGTTTTATCCTCCCGTAAAAACATTAATGTTCTACTAATTGATTCAGAACCATACGACCACAGAAAGCAGAACCAGGACAGAAAGAAAGATGTCGGTTTGTACGCCATGAACTATTACAGTGCCTACGTTGCCTCTGTAGCAGTCTATGCTTCCTACACCCAACTATTGACTGCGATTATAGAGGCTTCTAAGTATAATGGTCCTTCTATCGTCTTAGCTTATTTGCCATATAGTTCAGAAAATGATACTCCATTAGAAGTTCTAAAGGAAACCAAAAACGCCGTTGAATCTGGTTACTGGCCATTGTATAGGTTTAATCCAATTTATGACGATCCATCAATGGGCAAGGAGGCATTTAGTTTAGATTCCTCGGTTATCAGGAAACAATTGCAGGACTTCTTAGACCGTGAGAATAAGCTTACCCTATTAACCAGAAAAGATCCATAtttatcaagaaatttaAAGCAATCTGCTGGTGATGCGTTGACAAGGAaacaggaaaaaagaagtaagGCTGCCTTCGATCAGTTATTAGAGGGTTTGTCTGGGCCACCTTTGCACGTCTATTATGCTTCAGATGGTGGAAATGCTGCCAACTTGGCAAAGAGACTAGGCGCTAGAGCATCCGCAAGAGGTTTAAAAGCTACTGTACTATCCATGGATGACATaattttggaagaattaCCTGGTGAAGAGAACGTGGTTTTCATCACTTCCACCGCTGGACAAGGTGAATTCCCCCAGGACGGTAAGTCTTTCTGGGAAGCTCTGAAGAATGACACCGACTTGGATTTAGCTACTTTGAATGTTGCTGTCTTTGGTCTGGGTGATTCTGAATATTGGCCACGTAAAGAAGATAAACATTATTTTAACAAACCTTCACAAGATCTATTCAAGCGCTTAGAATTATTAAGTGCCAAGACCTTAGTTCCATTGGGACTGGGTGACGATCAAGATGCCGATGGCTTCCAAACTGCTTATTCTGAGTGGGAACCTAAATTATGGGAAGCTCTTGGTGTTTCAGGCGCTGCTGTTGAAGACGAGCCAAAGCCTGTTACAAATGAAGATATCAAGAGAGAGTCTGATTTCTTGAGAGGTAGTATCAGTGATAACCTAAAAGACACCTCTTCAGGGGGTGTTACTCACGCTAATGAACaattaatgaaatttcACGGTATTTATACCCAAGACGACCGTGACATTAGAGAAATACGCAAGTCTCAAGGCTTAGAGCCATACTATATGTTCATGGCAAGAGCTCGTCTACCAGGTGGTAAAACCACTGCACAACAGTGGCTTGCTCTCGATCACTTATCTGATACTTCAGGTAACGGTACTTTAAAATTAACCACAAGGGCAACCTTCCAAATTCATGGTGtgttaaagaaaaatttgaaacatACATTGAGAGGAATGAATGCAGTTCTTATGGATACGTTAGCTGCTGCAGGTGATGTAAACAGAAATGTCATGGTTTCAGCTTTGCCAACCAATGCGAAGGTTCATCAACAAATTGCTGACATGGGGAAATTGATTTCTGACCATTTCTTGCCAAAGACTACAGCCTATCACGAAGTTTGGTTAGAAGGCCCAGAAGAACAGGACGATGATCCATCATGGCCATCtatctttgaaaatagaaaagatggtccaagaaaaaagaagacatTAGTCAGCGGTAACGCTTTAGTCGATATTGAACCAATCTACGGTCCAACTTACCTGCCAAGAAAGTTCAAATTCAACATCGCCGTTCCTCCATATAACGATGTTGATGTCTTATCTATTGACGTCGGTTTGGTTGCTATAGTTAACCCAGAAACTCAAATCGTAGAGGGTTATAATGTTTTTGTTGGTGGTGGTATGGGTACCACTcataacaataaaaaaacttacCCAAGATTGGGGTCATGCTTAGGTTTTGTTAAAACTGAAGACATTATTCCGCCACTTGAAGGTGTCGTTATTGTGCAAAGAGATCACGGTGACCGTAAAGACCGTAAGCATGCTCGTTTAAAGTATACTGTAGATGACATGGGCGTTGAAGGCTTCAAACAAAAAGTGGAAGAATATTGGGGTAACAAATTCGAGCCTGAGAGAccatttgaatttaaatCCAATATTGATTACTTTGGATGGATTAAAGATGAAACCGGGTTGAACCACTTTACCGcatttattgaaaatggtaGAGTTGAGGATACACCAGATTTGCCTCAGAAGACAGGTATTAGAAAAATTGCTGAATACATGCTTAAGACTAATTCTGGTCATTTCAGATTGACCGGTAATCAACATTTGGTCATCTCCAATATTACCGATGAACATGTTGCTGGAATAAAATCTATTTTAAAGAGCTATAAATTGGATAACACCGACTTCAGTGGGTTGAGattatcttcatcttcctgTGTTGGTTTACCAACATGTGGTTTAGCGTTTGCCGAATCTGAACGTTTCTTACCTGATATAATTACTCAGTTGGAAGATTGTTTAGAAGAATATGGTTTACGTCACGATTCTATTATTATGAGAATGACTGGTTGTCCTAACGGTTGTTCTCGTCCATGGCTGGGTGAATTAGCTCTTATCGGTAAGGCTCCACACACTTATAACTTGATGCTTGGCGGTGGTTACCTTGGCCAAAGGCTAAACAAATTATATAAGGCCAATGTGAAGGATGAGGAAATTGTCGATTACATCAAACCATTATTTAAAAGGTATGCTTTAGAGAGAGAAGAAGGTGAACACTTTGGTGACTTCTGTATAAGAGTAGGCATCATCAAACCAACTACAGAAGGTAAATACTTCCATGAAGATGTTTCTGAAGATGCCTATTAA
- the TTI2 gene encoding Tti2p (Subunit of the ASTRA complex, involved in chromatin remodeling~similar to YJR136C): MTVISDIIDELNDSCFTPTRLPDLCFKLREKANGACAITVADEIKLIESLSYRSISPGLDIQINKDVLETIDQYFQRSKSRHDEIMGALISTLQPLLLKGKSHSELKEQHNLGLKPTLGMSLKEDNFIQTWVSQGGLKSIPLFYVILLHLKRKDISTNLSWIIPGILNILDDTTDIRKIKLRGVLLLQTLLNHTFMNEINDSKWIQFSNTGLFPLFEKTLINMCYFLPPSYNADETIAIWRIVFPTIHSLYRVEFFDDYTRYQYHLEKFMSEILLQSIIPRASVTYENLTLYALETATNILKLQKEGSVVHLQRLIFVLGEYIVRNPFYSTFPKLVSKTLSVIGTLINICPNERIVAHKFDILSLILVTYDKCSQEDALNESVLEQCKETIKRLLDCDCGMEDQLSTLSKQPRFQLLFEFS; this comes from the coding sequence atgacagTCATAAGCGATATCATCGATGAATTAAATGATTCATGTTTCACTCCCACAAGGCTTCCAGATTTGTGTTTCAAATTACGAGAGAAGGCAAATGGTGCGTGCGCAATTACGGTAGCCGATGAGATCAAACTTATCGAATCTTTATCATACCGCTCCATATCTCCAGGATTAGACATACAAATCAATAAAGATGTTTTGGAGACTATAGACCAGTACTTCCAGCGTAGCAAAAGTAGGCACGATGAGATTATGGGGGCCCTTATTTCTACGTTACAACCACTACTTCTAAAAGGCAAAAGCCACTCAGAGCTCAAAGAGCAACATAATCTTGGTCTAAAACCCACACTTGGAAtgtctttgaaagaagataacTTCATACAAACGTGGGTAAGTCAGGGTGGCTTGAAAAGCATTCCATTATTCTACGTAATTTTGTTAcatttgaagagaaaagacATATCTACCAATCTTTCTTGGATTATTCCAGGAATTCTCAACATACTAGATGACACCACTgatataagaaaaatcaaacttcGGGGGGTCCTCTTGCTGCAAACGCTCCTAAATCATACCTTTATGAACGAGATCAATGACTCAAAATGGATACAATTCTCTAATACCGGTCTATTTCCACTGTTCGAAAAGACGCTAATCAATATGtgctattttcttcctccttcATACAATGCTGATGAAACAATAGCGATATGGCGGATCGTTTTTCCAACAATACATTCGTTATATAGAGTAGAATTTTTCGACGATTACACTAGGTACCAATATCATCTAGAAAAGTTCATGTCAGAGATCCTTTTGCAAAGCATAATTCCCAGGGCTAGTGTTACCTACGAAAACTTGACGCTATACGCATTGGAAACCGCAACGAACATACTcaaacttcaaaaagaagGGTCTGTTGTACATCTACAAAGGCTGATATTTGTTTTAGGTGAGTATATAGTACGAAATCCTTTTTACTcaacttttccaaaactAGTTTCAAAAACTCTTTCAGTGATAGGCACTCTCATAAATATTTGCCCAAATGAAAGAATAGTGGCTCATAAGTTCGACATTTTATCACTAATTTTAGTTACATACGATAAGTGTTCGCAAGAGGATGCGTTGAACGAATCAGTACTAGAACAGTGTAAggaaacaataaaaaggTTACTGGATTGCGACTGCGGTATGGAAGATCAGTTATCGACATTATCTAAGCAACCGCGTTTTCAGTTGCTCTTTGAGTTTTCGTAG
- the SGM1 gene encoding Sgm1p (similar to YJR134C), with protein sequence MSKKLSLEERLSLATKKGRKKNKRSTSNLSSPSPVVLPNSEQESISISADDPAPDVGSIDNTEDVDDSTVRSESTVESDTRKPDAIPVNDVADADHSRTDSSNDTVVSLPKWLPENYTELTVKELVKEISPEYLRLNKQINDLTNQVSRKSQIETTDSSFFKLIKEKDDLIDQLKKEGTKLAETELRQSNQIKALRTKVKNLEYEVSVLNEDSAQNVENYNELQSLYHNVQEQLTEATHKLKDTDKQNELVETLEKNLREKDDLITSLQQSLDDMRALLEKEKNEFQTEKKALQEATVDQVTTLETKLEQLRIELDSSTHSLNAKSSRDIVDDQHSSEEKQHASSKYNRLKEQLESSKANWDSIEYALNTKIVDLENRFESTMREKNNIEERYQTVSRSSETLSVQLEKERENHSKAVLEVKELEKQVETLKSSLQSISDDYNLLKKKYDIQRSQLEKNENELKPHQENSNEKIIDKIPVELTSRLNSMEGNIEDEWTLPQENSMLSLSMSKLGELEGDSPLKPIDDESHETTCSEESQHFDRKNVDFSIDDIPEEAADLQAIREGESMKSLNNTSIPYRRASVQLSNSNGHISAHLVNKLSTELKRLEGELSASKELYNNLLKEKAKANDEILRLLEENDKFSEVNKQKDELLKRVEQMQRKLETSLQLLGEKTEQVEELENDVSDLKEMMHQQVQQMVEMQGKMR encoded by the coding sequence ATgagtaaaaaattatcattgGAAGAGAGGCTTTCCTTGGCTACTAAGAAaggaaggaagaaaaataaaaggtcAACGTCAAATTTGTCGTCACCATCGCCTGTGGTGCTGCCAAACAGTGAACAAGAAAGTATTAGTATATCAGCTGACGATCCGGCTCCTGATGTGGGGTCAATTGATAATACTGAGGACGTAGATGATTCCACGGTACGATCAGAGAGCACTGTTGAAAGCGATACACGTAAGCCAGATGCAATTCCTGTCAATGATGTGGCGGATGCCGATCACAGCAGGACTGATTCCTCCAACGATACTGTAGTATCATTGCCTAAATGGCTACCTGAAAATTACACTGAACTCACTGTGAAAGAATTAGTCAAAGAAATTAGTCCTGAATATCTAAGACTGAACAAACAGATTAATGACCTAACTAACCAAGTGAGCAGGAAATCACAAATTGAAACCACGGATTCTAGTTTTTTTAAGTTGATTAAGGAGAAGGACGATTTGATAGATCAgttaaagaaagaaggaacGAAATTAGCGGAAACTGAGTTAAGGCAATCTAATCAAATTAAGGCCTTAAGAacaaaagtgaaaaatctAGAGTATGAGGTATCTGTACTAAATGAGGATTCTGCTCAGAATGTAGAGAACTACAATGAACTGCAATCGTTGTATCACAATGTACAAGAGCAACTGACGGAAGCTACACACAAATTAAAAGATACGGATAAACAAAATGAGTTAGTTGAAACATTAGAGAAAAACTTAAGGGAAAAAGATGATTTGATCACAAGTTTGCAGCAATCTTTAGATGATATGAGGGCATTGcttgaaaaagagaaaaatgaattcCAAacggaaaagaaagcaCTACAAGAAGCAACTGTTGATCAAGTAACTACACTAGAGACAAAACTAGAACAACTGAGAATAGAATTGGACAGCTCTACCCACAGTTTAAACGCTAAATCCAGTAGAGATATTGTTGATGATCAACACAGTTCcgaagaaaaacaacaCGCATCTTCCAAATACAATCGACTCAAGGAACAGCTTGAGTCGTCCAAGGCCAACTGGGATAGCATTGAATACGCTCTGAACACTAAGATTgttgatttggaaaaccGCTTTGAATCCACaatgagagaaaaaaataatattgaaGAGAGATATCAAACCGTCTCACGTTCATCGGAAACATTAAGTGTGCAGttagaaaaagaacgagAAAATCATTCAAAGGCAGTTTTGGAAGTAAAAGAACTGGAGAAGCAGGTAGAGACATTGAAATCATCATTGCAAAGTATAAGTGATGATTACAATttactgaagaagaagtacGATATACAAAGGTCCCAGTTGGAGAAAAATGAGAACGAACTAAAGCCACATCAAGAAAACAGTAATGAGAAGATTATAGATAAAATACCTGTAGAATTAACCAGTAGGCTAAATTCTATGGAAGGAAATATAGAAGACGAATGGACTTTACCTCAAGAAAACTCTATGCTATCACTATCAATGTCAAAACTGGGAGAACTAGAAGGTGATTCACCTCTAAAACCCATTGACGATGAATCACACGAAACAACATGTAGTGAAGAAAGCCAACATtttgatagaaaaaatGTAGATTTTAGCATTGATGATATTCCAGAAGAAGCTGCTGATTTACAAGCAATCAGGGAAGGCGAATCAATGAAATCGTTAAACAACACGTCAATACCATACAGAAGAGCAAGCGTTCAGCTGTCAAATTCTAACGGCCACATAAGCGCCCATTTAGTGAACAAGCTAAGTACGGAGTTAAAAAGGCTGGAAGGAGAATTATCAGCTTCAAAGGAATTATACAATAATTTGCTGAAGGAAAAGGCAAAGGCAAATGATGAAATCTTGAGACTACTGGAGGAAAACGATAAATTTAGTGAGGTGAACAAACAGAAAGACGAGCTCTTAAAAAGAGTTGAACAAATGCAAAGAAAGTTGGAAACCTCTTTACAACTACTAGGCGAAAAGACTGAACAAGTGGAGGAATTAGAAAATGATGTGTCCGACTTAAAGGAGATGATGCATCAACAAGTCCAGCAAATGGTGGAAATGCAAGGAAAAATGAGGTAA